A genomic segment from Thermoleophilaceae bacterium encodes:
- the lon gene encoding endopeptidase La: IVRLPGGGRGAQLEGRARGRIVGAAQTDARGRLRVEVEEHDDDVPANGRTRELETDYRAVVEEILELRGDDGRVAQFLRSIVDPGPLADTGGYSPDLTFEQKVQLLEELDVTERLALGLEFQRERLTQMQVRRKIRDDVESGAQKQQREYFLRKQMDSIRRELGEDEGSVIDEYRKKIDEAGMPEAVREQAERELDRLERVGEGGGGEGQMIRTYLDWLTAVPWSKRSDERLDPQHAREVLDADHAGLDDVKDRITEYIAVARLRSERGIEEEGRGAGAILTLIGPPGTGKTSIGESIARATGREFVRMSLGGVRDEAEIRGHRRTYIGALPGRLVRALRDAGTMNPVIMLDEIDKVGADWRGDPSAALLEVLDPAQNHSFRDHYLDVELDLSQVLFIATANVADTIPAPLLDRMEVIRFDGYTTAEKVAIARGYLWPRQLERNGLREDEVTVGDDVLQTIVTDYTREAGVRQLEREVGTVLRKVATRIASAQVEAPVTVDLDLVRDALGRQKVFHEAAERTALPGVATGLSVTNTGGEVLFVEASAMQGRESGGLTLTGQLGEVMKESAQIALTWVRANADELGIDPAELDHKRFHVHVPAGAIPKDGPSAGVTMVTALASLLSARPVRHTVGMTGEVTLQGRVLPIGGLKQKVLAAHAAGLTDVILPERNRADLDDVPDDVRKQLRFHPVMTVREVLDVALEPSPAPSLS, encoded by the coding sequence CATCGTCCGGCTGCCCGGCGGCGGCCGCGGCGCCCAGCTCGAGGGCCGTGCTCGCGGCCGCATCGTCGGCGCCGCCCAGACCGACGCGCGCGGCCGCCTGCGCGTCGAGGTCGAAGAGCACGACGACGACGTGCCGGCCAACGGTCGCACGCGCGAGCTCGAGACCGACTACCGCGCGGTGGTCGAGGAGATCCTCGAGCTCCGCGGCGACGACGGCCGCGTCGCGCAGTTCCTGCGCTCGATCGTCGACCCCGGCCCGCTGGCCGACACCGGCGGCTACTCCCCCGACCTGACGTTCGAGCAGAAGGTCCAGCTGCTCGAGGAGCTCGACGTCACCGAACGCCTCGCCCTCGGCCTGGAGTTCCAGCGCGAGCGGCTGACGCAGATGCAGGTCCGCCGCAAGATCCGCGACGACGTCGAGTCCGGCGCGCAGAAGCAGCAGCGCGAGTACTTCCTGCGCAAGCAGATGGACTCGATCCGCCGCGAGCTCGGCGAGGACGAGGGCTCGGTCATCGACGAGTACCGCAAGAAGATCGACGAGGCGGGCATGCCGGAGGCCGTCCGCGAGCAGGCCGAGCGCGAGCTCGACCGGCTCGAGCGCGTCGGCGAGGGCGGCGGCGGCGAGGGTCAGATGATCCGCACCTACCTCGACTGGCTCACGGCGGTGCCGTGGTCGAAGCGCTCCGACGAGCGGCTCGACCCGCAGCACGCCCGCGAGGTGCTCGACGCCGACCACGCCGGCCTCGACGACGTGAAGGACCGGATCACCGAGTACATCGCGGTCGCGCGCCTGCGCTCAGAGCGCGGGATCGAGGAGGAGGGCCGCGGCGCCGGCGCGATCCTGACCCTGATCGGCCCGCCCGGCACCGGCAAGACCTCGATCGGCGAGTCCATCGCCCGCGCGACCGGGCGCGAGTTCGTGCGCATGTCGCTCGGCGGCGTCCGCGACGAGGCCGAGATCCGCGGCCATCGGCGCACGTACATCGGCGCGCTGCCTGGCCGGCTCGTCCGCGCGCTGCGGGACGCCGGGACGATGAACCCGGTGATCATGCTCGACGAGATCGACAAGGTCGGCGCCGACTGGCGCGGCGACCCGTCGGCCGCCCTGCTCGAGGTGCTCGACCCGGCGCAGAACCACTCGTTCCGCGACCACTACCTGGACGTGGAGCTCGACCTGTCGCAGGTGCTGTTCATCGCCACCGCCAACGTGGCCGACACGATCCCGGCCCCGCTGCTCGACCGCATGGAGGTGATCCGCTTCGACGGCTACACCACCGCGGAGAAGGTGGCGATCGCCCGCGGCTACCTGTGGCCGCGCCAGCTGGAGCGCAACGGCCTCCGCGAGGACGAGGTGACGGTGGGAGACGACGTGCTCCAGACGATCGTCACCGACTACACGCGCGAGGCGGGCGTGCGCCAGCTCGAGCGCGAGGTCGGCACGGTGCTGCGCAAGGTGGCCACGCGGATCGCCAGCGCACAGGTGGAGGCGCCGGTGACGGTGGACCTCGACCTGGTACGTGACGCCCTCGGGCGCCAGAAGGTGTTCCACGAGGCGGCCGAGCGCACGGCGCTCCCGGGCGTGGCCACCGGACTGTCGGTGACCAACACCGGCGGCGAGGTGCTGTTCGTGGAGGCGAGCGCGATGCAGGGCCGCGAGTCCGGCGGCCTCACGCTCACCGGACAGCTCGGCGAGGTGATGAAGGAGTCCGCGCAGATCGCGCTCACGTGGGTGCGGGCGAATGCGGACGAGCTGGGCATCGACCCTGCGGAGCTCGACCACAAGCGCTTCCACGTGCACGTGCCGGCAGGCGCGATCCCGAAGGACGGCCCAAGCGCGGGGGTGACGATGGTCACCGCTCTTGCATCCCTGCTGAGCGCACGCCCCGTCCGTCACACCGTGGGCATGACCGGCGAGGTCACACTCCAGGGGCGGGTCCTGCCCATCGGCGGTCTCAAGCAGAAGGTGCTCGCCGCCCACGCGGCGGGGCTCACCGACGTGATCCTGCCCGAGCGCAACCGCGCGGACCTCGACGACGTGCCGGACGACGTGCGCAAGCAGCTCAGGTTCCACCCGGTGATGACGGTGCGCGAGGTGCTGGACGTGGCGCTCGAGCCAAGTCCGGCACCGAGCCTGTCGTAA
- a CDS encoding MFS transporter yields the protein MTNRWIALTVLCVGVLMIILDATIVNVALPSIQSDLGFSQSSLAWVVNAYLISFGGLLLLAGRLGDLLGRRRIFLIGLTLFTAASFVCGLADTQGLLVGARFVQGIGGAMTAAVILGMIVTMFPKPREQARAIGVYSFVAAAGGSIGLLAGGGLTQAINWHWIFFVNVPIGIATAALALRLIVRDEGIGLKEGADVAGAVLITSSLMLLVYTIVKASDYGWGSAHTLGFGAGALALLAGFVWREHTARQPLMPLRIFRSRLVSAANAVQALMVAGMFGMFFLGALYLQRVLGYDAIEVGLAFLPVAVLIAVLSLGVSARLNMRFGAQATLLPGLALIVGGLLLFARAPVDAHYVTQVLPGMVLLGVGAGISFPSLMTLAMSGATRAESGLASGLVNTSQQVGGALGLAVLATLSTTHTASLRAEGHSFASSLTSGFHLAFVIGAALVVAAIVLASTVLRSAPEAVDTESDPEPVAAEPLYEQAA from the coding sequence GTGACCAACCGCTGGATCGCGCTCACGGTGCTGTGCGTCGGGGTCTTGATGATCATCCTCGACGCCACGATCGTGAACGTGGCGCTGCCTTCAATCCAGAGCGACCTCGGGTTCTCCCAGTCGAGCCTCGCGTGGGTGGTGAACGCCTACCTGATCTCGTTCGGAGGGCTGCTGCTGCTCGCGGGCCGCCTTGGCGACCTCCTGGGCCGCAGGCGCATTTTCCTGATCGGGCTCACCCTGTTCACCGCCGCCTCCTTCGTGTGCGGGCTCGCGGACACCCAGGGTCTGCTGGTGGGCGCGCGCTTCGTTCAGGGCATCGGCGGCGCGATGACCGCGGCGGTGATTCTCGGAATGATCGTGACCATGTTCCCTAAGCCACGCGAGCAGGCGCGGGCGATCGGGGTCTACAGCTTCGTGGCGGCCGCGGGCGGATCAATCGGCCTGCTCGCGGGCGGAGGGCTCACTCAGGCGATCAACTGGCATTGGATCTTCTTTGTGAACGTCCCGATCGGCATCGCCACGGCCGCGCTGGCGCTGAGGCTGATAGTCCGCGACGAGGGCATCGGACTCAAGGAGGGCGCGGACGTCGCGGGCGCCGTGCTCATCACCTCCTCCCTGATGCTCCTCGTCTACACGATCGTCAAGGCGAGTGACTACGGCTGGGGCTCCGCGCACACGCTTGGCTTCGGGGCGGGCGCGCTCGCGCTTCTCGCCGGGTTCGTCTGGCGCGAGCACACGGCACGCCAGCCACTCATGCCACTGCGCATCTTCCGCTCGCGGCTGGTGTCTGCGGCGAATGCCGTGCAGGCGCTGATGGTTGCCGGAATGTTTGGGATGTTCTTCCTCGGCGCGCTCTACCTGCAGCGTGTGCTGGGTTACGACGCGATCGAGGTCGGGCTCGCGTTCCTGCCGGTGGCGGTGCTGATCGCGGTGCTCTCGCTGGGTGTCTCCGCCCGCCTGAACATGCGCTTCGGCGCGCAGGCCACGCTGCTGCCCGGGCTGGCGCTCATCGTGGGTGGGCTCCTGCTATTCGCCCGCGCGCCCGTCGATGCGCACTATGTGACTCAGGTCCTCCCGGGCATGGTGCTGCTCGGTGTGGGCGCCGGCATCTCCTTCCCGTCACTGATGACGCTGGCGATGTCCGGCGCAACGCGTGCTGAGTCTGGTCTGGCGTCCGGCCTTGTGAACACGAGTCAGCAGGTGGGCGGGGCTCTCGGGCTGGCGGTGCTTGCCACCCTGTCCACCACTCACACGGCGAGCCTCCGCGCGGAAGGCCACTCGTTCGCCTCCTCGCTCACCAGCGGCTTCCACCTGGCCTTCGTGATCGGCGCGGCGCTGGTGGTGGCGGCGATCGTTCTGGCGAGCACCGTTCTGCGGTCCGCTCCCGAGGCGGTTGATACCGAGAGCGACCCGGAGCCCGTGGCTGCCGAGCCGCTCTACGAGCAAGCCGCCTAA
- a CDS encoding helix-turn-helix domain-containing protein: MDRRAHARIVARGLAAYPRVEIRIVAFLWELAESCGVAVADEQVVVPVPLTHRVLAAVVGCERSSVAAALGALRRENLVVRTRAGWMLRGSLPQQVEFLLRQAPRQRFALVGSGAERAGLPGFRTTSAG; the protein is encoded by the coding sequence GTGGATCGCCGCGCCCACGCGCGGATCGTCGCGCGCGGCCTCGCCGCCTATCCGCGCGTGGAGATACGGATCGTGGCGTTTCTCTGGGAGCTCGCGGAGAGTTGCGGCGTGGCAGTGGCCGACGAGCAGGTTGTGGTGCCGGTCCCGCTCACGCACCGCGTGCTCGCCGCGGTCGTCGGCTGCGAGCGCTCCTCCGTTGCCGCTGCGCTGGGAGCGTTGAGGCGGGAGAACCTGGTTGTCCGCACCCGCGCGGGCTGGATGCTGCGCGGGAGCCTCCCGCAGCAGGTGGAGTTCCTGCTCCGGCAGGCGCCGCGCCAGCGCTTCGCGCTGGTCGGGTCCGGCGCAGAGCGCGCCGGGCTTCCCGGTTTTCGCACCACGTCCGCTGGGTAG
- the fdh gene encoding formate dehydrogenase produces MEKGKLSDHLPPLLRQLRDPLGLGRSAQSRHSARLTPRTETADKVVQSICPYCAVGCGQKVYVKDEKVIQIEGDPDSPVSRGRLCPKGAASESYVNGPMREMKVRYRRPHSTHWEHLDLDTATDMIADRVIAARRDTWEAEDDRGRPLNRTRGIAFLGGATLDTEENYLIKKLFTAAGAIQIENQARIUHSATVPGLGASFGRGGATTFQQDLQNSDCIVIMGSNMAECHPVGFQWVVEAKERGAKVIHIDPRFTRTSAMADMHVPLRAGSDIVFLGAVINYILENGREFREYVREYTNARAIIKEEFRDTEDLDGFFSGWVEEDGVYDIRSWGYAGTEEEAAGGKEEQDAAVSGEQSHGAHGIELKRGRLPEEDPELEDPRCVFQLLKHHFRRYTPEVVEQLCGVPRETFLKVAETLCENSGRERTSAFVYSVGWTQHTVGVQYIRSAAIIQLLLGNMGRPGGGILALRGHANIQGSTDIPTLFNILPSYIPMPHPQQEPTLDTFVKNNGPSTGAWGSLGSYMVSLLKAWWGSAAKEENDYCFNYVPKIDGDHSNYATMLRMLDGEVKGFFVVGENPAVGSANGKLQRLAMAKLDWLVVRDTNMIETATFWRDSQEVETGELVPEEIGTEVFFLPAAAHTEKDGTFTNTQRLLQWHHKAVEPPEECRSELHFFHELGKKIRAKLADSDDPRDRPLLDLTWDYPTVGTHQEPDAESVLQEINGRKLATGEFINQYEELKDDGSTSCGSWLHTGIYKDGVNQTARKKPHTEQTWVAPEWAWSWPKNQRIMYNRASADPDGKPWSERKKYVWWDEEQGKWTGYDSPDFTPDKEPDYKPPRDASGTEALTGREPFIVHPDGLGWLYSPAGLVDGPLPTHYEPQESPFENPLYGQQQNPTRQRFDREENIYNPFQSEVFPYVLTSYRLTEHHTAGGMSRTVRYLSELQPELFCEVSPELAEERGLRHGEWATVVTARSAIEARVMVTDRVKPIEVQGRTLHQVGLPYHWGKRGVVTGDTVNDLFSLALDPNVHIQEVKAATCDIQPGRRPRGKALLDYVQEYRDRAGAHV; encoded by the coding sequence ATGGAGAAGGGGAAGCTCTCCGACCATCTCCCGCCGCTGCTACGGCAGCTCCGTGATCCTCTGGGTCTCGGCCGCTCCGCCCAGTCACGCCACTCTGCGCGACTTACCCCGCGCACCGAGACCGCCGACAAGGTGGTGCAGTCGATCTGCCCGTACTGCGCCGTCGGCTGCGGCCAGAAGGTCTACGTGAAGGACGAGAAGGTCATCCAGATCGAGGGCGATCCGGACAGTCCGGTGTCCCGCGGGCGGCTGTGCCCGAAGGGCGCCGCGAGCGAGAGCTACGTGAACGGCCCGATGCGCGAGATGAAGGTGCGCTACCGCCGGCCGCACTCCACCCACTGGGAGCACCTCGACCTCGACACGGCCACCGACATGATCGCCGACCGCGTGATCGCCGCCCGGCGCGACACGTGGGAGGCGGAGGACGACAGGGGCCGCCCCCTCAACCGCACGCGCGGCATCGCGTTCCTCGGCGGCGCGACGCTCGACACCGAGGAGAACTACCTCATCAAGAAGCTCTTCACGGCGGCCGGCGCGATCCAGATCGAGAACCAGGCGCGCATATGACACAGCGCCACGGTCCCCGGTCTGGGGGCCTCGTTCGGTAGAGGCGGCGCCACCACCTTCCAGCAGGACCTCCAGAACTCGGACTGCATCGTGATCATGGGGTCCAACATGGCCGAGTGCCACCCGGTGGGCTTCCAGTGGGTGGTGGAGGCCAAGGAGCGCGGCGCGAAGGTCATCCACATAGACCCCCGCTTCACCCGCACGAGCGCGATGGCGGACATGCACGTGCCGCTGCGCGCGGGCAGCGACATCGTGTTCCTGGGCGCGGTGATCAACTACATCCTTGAGAACGGTCGCGAGTTCCGCGAGTACGTGCGCGAGTACACCAACGCGAGGGCGATCATCAAGGAGGAGTTCCGCGACACCGAGGACCTCGATGGCTTCTTCTCGGGCTGGGTGGAGGAGGACGGCGTGTACGACATCCGGTCGTGGGGGTACGCCGGCACCGAGGAAGAGGCCGCGGGCGGCAAGGAGGAGCAGGACGCCGCGGTGTCCGGCGAGCAGTCGCACGGCGCGCACGGCATCGAGCTGAAGCGCGGGCGGCTGCCGGAGGAGGACCCGGAGCTCGAGGACCCGCGCTGCGTGTTCCAGCTCCTCAAGCACCACTTCCGCCGCTACACGCCCGAGGTGGTGGAGCAGCTTTGCGGCGTCCCGCGGGAGACGTTCCTGAAGGTGGCGGAGACCCTCTGTGAGAACTCAGGCAGGGAACGCACGTCGGCGTTCGTCTACTCGGTGGGGTGGACGCAGCACACGGTGGGCGTCCAGTACATCCGCAGCGCGGCGATCATCCAGCTCCTGCTCGGAAACATGGGACGCCCGGGCGGCGGCATCCTCGCGCTTCGCGGCCACGCGAACATCCAGGGCTCCACGGACATCCCCACGCTCTTCAACATCCTGCCGAGCTACATCCCGATGCCGCATCCGCAGCAGGAGCCGACGCTCGACACCTTCGTGAAGAACAACGGCCCGAGCACCGGCGCGTGGGGCAGCCTCGGGTCGTACATGGTCAGCCTGCTCAAGGCGTGGTGGGGCAGCGCGGCCAAGGAGGAGAACGACTACTGCTTCAACTACGTCCCGAAGATCGACGGCGACCACTCGAACTACGCCACCATGCTGCGGATGCTCGACGGCGAGGTGAAGGGCTTCTTCGTCGTGGGCGAGAACCCGGCGGTGGGCTCGGCCAACGGGAAGCTCCAGCGCCTCGCGATGGCCAAGCTCGACTGGCTCGTGGTGCGGGACACGAACATGATCGAGACCGCCACCTTCTGGCGCGACTCGCAGGAGGTGGAGACGGGCGAGCTCGTGCCGGAGGAGATCGGCACCGAGGTCTTCTTCCTGCCGGCGGCGGCCCACACCGAGAAGGACGGCACCTTCACGAACACGCAGCGCCTGCTGCAGTGGCACCACAAGGCGGTCGAGCCGCCGGAGGAGTGCCGCTCGGAGCTCCACTTCTTCCACGAGCTGGGCAAGAAGATCCGCGCCAAGCTCGCGGACTCCGACGACCCGCGCGACCGCCCGCTGCTCGACCTCACGTGGGACTACCCGACGGTCGGCACGCACCAGGAGCCGGACGCCGAGTCGGTGCTCCAGGAGATCAACGGCCGCAAGCTCGCCACCGGCGAGTTCATCAACCAGTACGAGGAGCTGAAGGACGACGGCTCCACGAGCTGCGGCTCCTGGCTCCACACGGGCATCTACAAGGACGGCGTGAACCAGACCGCGCGCAAGAAGCCGCACACCGAGCAGACGTGGGTGGCGCCGGAGTGGGCATGGTCGTGGCCGAAGAACCAGCGGATCATGTACAACCGCGCGTCCGCCGACCCGGACGGCAAGCCCTGGTCGGAGCGCAAGAAGTACGTCTGGTGGGATGAGGAGCAGGGGAAGTGGACGGGATACGACTCGCCTGACTTCACGCCGGACAAGGAGCCCGACTACAAGCCGCCGCGCGACGCGAGCGGCACCGAGGCCCTCACCGGGCGCGAGCCGTTCATAGTCCATCCGGACGGCCTGGGCTGGCTCTACTCGCCGGCCGGCCTCGTGGACGGGCCGCTGCCCACCCACTACGAGCCGCAGGAGTCGCCGTTCGAGAACCCGCTCTACGGCCAGCAGCAGAATCCCACGCGCCAGCGCTTCGACCGCGAGGAGAACATCTACAACCCGTTCCAGAGCGAGGTCTTCCCGTATGTGCTCACGAGCTACAGGCTCACCGAGCACCACACGGCGGGCGGCATGTCGCGCACGGTGCGCTACCTGTCGGAGCTCCAGCCCGAGCTGTTCTGCGAGGTGAGTCCCGAGCTGGCTGAGGAACGCGGGCTGCGCCATGGGGAGTGGGCCACGGTGGTCACCGCGCGCAGCGCGATCGAGGCGCGCGTGATGGTCACAGACCGGGTGAAGCCCATCGAGGTGCAGGGCCGCACGCTCCACCAGGTGGGACTGCCCTACCACTGGGGCAAGCGCGGCGTGGTGACGGGCGACACGGTGAACGACCTCTTCTCGCTGGCGCTCGACCCGAACGTGCACATCCAGGAGGTCAAGGCCGCGACCTGTGACATCCAGCCGGGCCGGCGCCCGCGCGGCAAGGCGCTGCTCGACTACGTGCAGGAGTACAGGGACAGGGCGGGCGCGCATGTCTAA
- a CDS encoding 4Fe-4S dicluster domain-containing protein: MSNHKLLELETHSWPDSYGESAEPRMGFFTDTSICIGCKACEVACKEWNHVPESPEAFSGKSYDNTLALGANDWRHVAFIEQRKPLGAEAAAEDLVQAAERASAADGWGLQTYQDGEGVRWLMASDVCKHCTSAACLDVCPTGALFRTEFGTVVVQEDVCNGCGYCVPACPFGVIDKREDDGRVWKCTLCYDRLREDKEPACAQACPTNSIQFGELGELRERAEKRLEQMAAAGQTEARLYGADPDDGVDGFGAFFLLLDEPEVYGLPPDPVVTTRHVGQVWAGVLAGAAALGAGVAAAFLGGRK; the protein is encoded by the coding sequence ATGTCTAACCACAAGCTGCTCGAGCTGGAGACCCATTCCTGGCCGGATTCCTACGGCGAGTCGGCGGAGCCGCGGATGGGCTTCTTCACCGACACATCGATCTGCATCGGCTGCAAGGCGTGCGAGGTGGCGTGCAAGGAGTGGAACCACGTGCCGGAGTCGCCCGAGGCGTTCAGCGGCAAGTCGTACGACAACACGTTGGCCCTCGGCGCGAACGACTGGCGCCACGTGGCCTTCATCGAACAGCGGAAGCCGCTCGGCGCCGAGGCTGCGGCGGAGGACCTGGTGCAGGCGGCCGAGCGCGCCAGCGCCGCCGACGGCTGGGGGCTGCAGACCTACCAGGACGGCGAGGGTGTGCGCTGGCTGATGGCCTCCGACGTGTGCAAGCACTGCACCTCGGCCGCATGCCTCGACGTGTGCCCCACCGGGGCGCTCTTCCGCACCGAGTTCGGCACCGTGGTGGTGCAGGAGGACGTGTGCAACGGCTGCGGCTACTGCGTGCCCGCCTGCCCCTTCGGCGTGATCGACAAGCGCGAGGACGACGGCCGGGTGTGGAAGTGCACCCTCTGCTACGACCGCCTGCGCGAGGACAAGGAGCCCGCCTGCGCGCAGGCCTGCCCCACGAACTCGATCCAGTTCGGCGAGCTCGGCGAGCTTCGCGAGCGCGCGGAGAAGCGGCTCGAGCAGATGGCGGCCGCGGGGCAGACCGAGGCGCGGCTCTACGGCGCGGACCCGGACGACGGCGTGGACGGCTTCGGCGCGTTCTTCCTCCTCCTCGACGAGCCCGAGGTTTACGGGCTGCCACCGGACCCGGTGGTCACCACCCGGCACGTCGGCCAGGTGTGGGCCGGAGTGCTGGCGGGCGCGGCGGCTCTGGGCGCCGGCGTGGCCGCCGCGTTCCTCGGAGGCCGAAAGTGA
- the nrfD gene encoding NrfD/PsrC family molybdoenzyme membrane anchor subunit yields the protein MTREAVRAERMRERSMVPKAQPQSYYGQPVLKEPVWTPEIPFYFYTGGLAGTSATLALLAELRGNKALARRAWLVALAGVSASPALLISDLGKPSRFLNMLRMFKVTSPMSVGSWILSGSGTFTALAVASEFTGLVPALGRTAKVASAILGLPLSTYTAGLVANTSVPVWHDARFTLPLVFAGSSAASAGAAATAFTPLRDAGPARRLAVGGAVASVGAAFAMEKKLGEIGEPYSKGVSGKITRLAGGLSVAGAALMATRGGRSRGVAIAASAVLTAGVLAERWAVFRAGFQSASDPKFTVGPQRARIDRGETRGASRRAQAGA from the coding sequence GTGACGCGCGAGGCGGTGCGGGCCGAACGAATGCGCGAGCGCTCGATGGTGCCGAAGGCGCAGCCGCAGTCGTACTACGGCCAGCCCGTGCTGAAGGAGCCGGTGTGGACCCCCGAGATCCCCTTCTACTTCTATACCGGCGGCCTCGCGGGCACGTCCGCTACGCTCGCGCTCCTCGCGGAGCTGCGCGGCAACAAGGCGCTGGCGCGGCGTGCATGGCTCGTGGCGCTCGCCGGCGTGAGCGCGAGCCCCGCGCTGCTGATCTCGGACCTGGGCAAGCCCTCGCGCTTTCTCAACATGCTGCGGATGTTCAAGGTCACCTCGCCGATGAGCGTGGGGTCGTGGATCTTGAGCGGGAGCGGCACGTTCACCGCGCTCGCCGTTGCCAGCGAGTTCACGGGCCTGGTCCCCGCGCTCGGCCGCACCGCGAAGGTTGCCTCCGCCATCCTCGGGCTGCCGCTGTCCACCTACACCGCGGGGCTCGTGGCGAACACCTCAGTGCCCGTGTGGCACGACGCTCGCTTTACGCTGCCGCTCGTGTTCGCCGGCAGCTCCGCGGCGAGCGCGGGCGCCGCGGCCACCGCCTTCACGCCGCTCCGGGACGCGGGCCCGGCGCGCAGGCTCGCTGTGGGAGGCGCCGTTGCGTCCGTGGGTGCCGCGTTTGCGATGGAGAAGAAGCTCGGCGAGATCGGCGAGCCGTACAGCAAGGGCGTGTCCGGCAAGATCACGCGCCTCGCCGGCGGGCTGAGCGTGGCCGGGGCGGCGCTGATGGCCACGCGCGGCGGGCGTTCCCGCGGAGTCGCGATCGCGGCAAGTGCGGTGCTCACGGCGGGTGTGCTCGCGGAGCGCTGGGCCGTGTTCCGCGCCGGCTTCCAATCCGCGTCAGACCCGAAGTTCACGGTGGGGCCGCAGCGCGCCCGGATCGATCGCGGGGAGACCCGCGGCGCCTCCAGGCGGGCACAAGCTGGCGCCTGA
- a CDS encoding nuclear transport factor 2 family protein, with product MAQGAGAKRSEIASADAVELVRRAYRAFAADDATRLRSLCHDSLELRPVDALGLVGETLEGFDAACNWVLLRRELGYEVSIWVRTLEEAAPDTVLGVGVVSEHGRTGHGYAATVAWIWHLRDGLIDYVRGYSSEAAARRALNGRT from the coding sequence TTGGCGCAGGGGGCGGGGGCGAAACGCAGCGAGATCGCGAGCGCTGACGCGGTCGAACTCGTGCGGCGTGCTTACCGCGCGTTCGCCGCAGATGACGCCACACGGCTGCGCAGCCTCTGCCACGACTCCCTCGAGCTGCGGCCGGTGGACGCGCTCGGGCTGGTGGGGGAGACGCTCGAGGGCTTCGACGCAGCGTGCAACTGGGTCCTGCTCCGGCGCGAGCTCGGCTACGAGGTGTCGATCTGGGTCCGCACCCTGGAGGAGGCGGCGCCGGACACCGTGCTCGGCGTGGGCGTGGTGTCCGAGCATGGCCGGACGGGCCACGGCTACGCGGCCACCGTGGCCTGGATATGGCACCTGAGGGACGGGCTGATCGATTACGTGCGCGGCTACTCGAGCGAGGCGGCCGCCCGCCGCGCGCTCAACGGCCGGACGTAG
- a CDS encoding nucleotidyltransferase: MGQDLPFKAMGNALKKATAALRDGGVPFVVGGSLASWARGGPEPRHDLDIMVKPEDAENALAHLEQAGMRSERPPEGWLFKAWDGDVMVDVIFCPKGLKMTDEVIERAEEIDVLAIRMPVMALEDMLTTKLLSLDEHSLSYTSLVQIARALREQIDWPSLRERTAASPYAKAFFVLAEELGLCEPPSMAGGRTHVRVLGAPAATSGR; encoded by the coding sequence ATGGGCCAGGACCTGCCTTTCAAGGCCATGGGAAACGCGCTGAAGAAGGCCACCGCGGCGCTCCGGGACGGCGGCGTGCCATTCGTGGTGGGCGGCAGCCTGGCGAGCTGGGCCCGCGGCGGCCCCGAGCCGCGTCACGACCTGGACATCATGGTCAAGCCCGAGGATGCGGAGAACGCCCTCGCGCACCTCGAGCAGGCCGGGATGCGCAGCGAACGCCCGCCGGAGGGCTGGCTCTTCAAGGCGTGGGACGGCGACGTGATGGTGGACGTGATCTTCTGCCCCAAGGGCCTGAAGATGACGGACGAGGTGATCGAGCGGGCCGAGGAGATCGACGTGCTCGCCATACGCATGCCCGTGATGGCGCTCGAGGACATGCTCACCACGAAGCTGCTCTCGCTCGACGAGCACTCGCTCTCCTACACGTCGCTGGTCCAGATCGCGCGCGCCCTGCGCGAGCAGATCGACTGGCCTTCGCTGCGCGAGCGCACCGCGGCCTCGCCATACGCCAAGGCCTTCTTCGTGCTCGCCGAGGAGCTGGGACTGTGCGAGCCTCCGTCCATGGCGGGCGGGCGGACTCACGTGCGCGTGCTGGGCGCCCCCGCCGCTACGTCCGGCCGTTGA